The following proteins come from a genomic window of Acidimicrobiales bacterium:
- the rplJ gene encoding 50S ribosomal protein L10 produces the protein MRTGEPRSEKVAVVDEVREHFNDADAAILTEYRGLSVTEISNLRRSLRPAGAEYKVYKNTLVRFAARDLGIDLDAMLEGPTAIAFVKGDAVTVAKALRDFARTNPKLVVKGGLLGEKVLDAKDTAALADVAPREVLLARLAGGMAAPMVQFAGLLQALPRNLAYGLKALIDKQGGAPEAPAEAPAAEAPAVDEAPSEIAADDAAPLIEEVTEVATTETESE, from the coding sequence ATGAGGACAGGAGAACCCCGTTCCGAGAAGGTCGCCGTCGTCGACGAAGTGCGCGAGCACTTCAACGACGCCGATGCTGCGATCCTCACCGAATACCGCGGCCTGAGCGTCACCGAGATCTCGAATCTTCGCCGCTCGCTTCGCCCGGCCGGCGCTGAGTACAAGGTCTACAAGAACACGCTGGTCCGGTTTGCGGCCCGTGATCTCGGCATCGATCTCGACGCCATGCTCGAAGGCCCGACCGCCATCGCGTTCGTCAAGGGCGATGCGGTCACCGTGGCCAAGGCGCTGCGCGACTTCGCCCGCACCAACCCGAAGCTGGTCGTCAAGGGCGGCCTGCTCGGCGAGAAGGTGCTCGACGCCAAGGACACCGCCGCGCTCGCCGACGTTGCTCCGCGTGAAGTGCTGCTCGCCCGCCTCGCCGGCGGCATGGCGGCACCGATGGTGCAATTCGCCGGCCTGCTCCAGGCGCTGCCCCGCAACCTGGCCTACGGCCTCAAGGCGCTGATCGACAAGCAGGGCGGTGCCCCGGAGGCCCCCGCCGAAGCACCCGCCGCCGAAGCCCCTGCGGTCGACGAAGCGCCGTCCGAAATCGCTGCCGACGATGCAGCACCGCTAATCGAAGAGGTCACAGAAGTGGCCACCACCGAAACCGAAAGTGAGTAG
- the rplL gene encoding 50S ribosomal protein L7/L12, with amino-acid sequence MATKEEILDAIANMTVLELSELLKEFEEKFGVTAAAPVAVAAAPAGGGGGEAAAAEEEKDEFDVILTGAGAQKIQVIKEVRALTSLGLKEAKDLVDSAPKPVLEKVNKEAAEAAKAQLEGAGATVEVK; translated from the coding sequence ATGGCCACCAAGGAAGAAATCCTCGACGCAATTGCCAACATGACGGTTCTGGAGCTCAGCGAGCTCCTGAAGGAGTTCGAAGAGAAGTTCGGCGTCACCGCTGCGGCGCCTGTCGCCGTGGCCGCGGCTCCGGCCGGCGGTGGCGGCGGCGAAGCCGCGGCCGCGGAGGAGGAGAAGGACGAGTTCGACGTCATCCTCACCGGTGCCGGTGCGCAGAAGATCCAGGTCATCAAGGAAGTCCGTGCGCTCACGAGCCTCGGTCTGAAGGAAGCCAAGGATCTGGTCGACTCGGCTCCCAAGCCCGTTCTCGAGAAGGTCAACAAGGAGGCCGCCGAGGCCGCCAAGGCCCAGCTCGAAGGCGCCGGCGCCACCGTCGAAGTCAAGTAA
- a CDS encoding CapA family protein, with amino-acid sequence MGRPRPAIVVALGLLCACQQHQGFSEQPVTTTSALSTTTTASTTSTTVPLPATPTWRLMAAGDVLLDDTEAAGIDAFAHVSPPLADADLAIVNLETAVASAGTGSAQDKSYVFRTPLSAAGTLARAGVDVVNVANNHSLDFGPAAFVEGLDALRGAGVTPVGGGHDADEASAPVLRTIGGVRVAVLGASRVIADSGWIAGPGHPGVASAYDQRTLVKRVQRAKAEADVVIVVVHWGVELAPCPDATIVGLAKALRAAGATVVLGSHPHVLQPIVQDATGLVAYSLGNFVFHHRTGAAGDTAVLDLGFDGARLVSVTTHPHLLASGPPRPADATASARIRAELNPARCPNVG; translated from the coding sequence GTGGGGCGGCCCCGACCAGCCATCGTCGTCGCGTTGGGGTTGCTGTGCGCGTGCCAGCAACACCAGGGCTTCTCCGAGCAGCCGGTGACGACCACCTCCGCGCTGTCGACCACCACGACGGCGTCGACCACGTCCACGACCGTCCCGCTCCCGGCGACGCCGACGTGGCGGCTGATGGCGGCAGGTGACGTGCTGCTCGACGACACCGAAGCCGCGGGCATCGACGCCTTCGCCCACGTCTCGCCCCCGCTGGCCGACGCCGATCTCGCCATCGTCAACCTCGAGACGGCCGTCGCCAGCGCCGGTACAGGGTCGGCCCAGGACAAGAGCTACGTGTTCCGCACGCCGCTGTCGGCGGCCGGAACGCTGGCGCGGGCGGGCGTCGACGTCGTCAACGTGGCCAACAACCACTCGCTCGATTTCGGGCCCGCCGCCTTCGTCGAGGGCCTCGACGCGCTGCGTGGTGCCGGCGTCACGCCCGTGGGTGGCGGCCACGACGCCGACGAGGCGAGTGCCCCGGTGCTGCGCACCATCGGCGGCGTGCGCGTCGCCGTGCTGGGTGCGTCGCGCGTCATCGCCGACTCGGGGTGGATCGCCGGGCCCGGCCATCCCGGCGTGGCATCGGCTTACGACCAGCGCACGCTGGTCAAACGCGTACAACGAGCCAAGGCCGAGGCCGACGTCGTCATCGTCGTGGTCCACTGGGGCGTCGAGCTCGCGCCCTGCCCGGACGCCACGATCGTCGGGCTCGCCAAGGCGTTGCGCGCCGCCGGCGCCACCGTCGTGCTCGGCTCGCACCCGCACGTCCTCCAGCCGATCGTGCAGGACGCCACCGGGCTCGTCGCCTACTCGCTCGGCAACTTCGTGTTCCACCACCGCACGGGCGCCGCCGGCGACACGGCCGTGCTCGACCTGGGTTTCGACGGGGCGCGGCTCGTAAGCGTCACCACGCACCCGCACCTGCTCGCCAGCGGGCCGCCCCGGCCGGCGGACGCAACTGCGTCGGCGCGGATCCGCGCCGAGTTGAACCCGGCGCGCTGCCCGAACGTCGGCTAA
- the rplA gene encoding 50S ribosomal protein L1, translated as MPERGKNYENALKGFNRDEVYSPLEAMGHVKSGAKAKFDETVELALRLGVDPRKADQIVRGTVSLPGGTGKAVRVAVFAAGPAAEEARQAGADIVGADDLVERVLGGFVDFDVAIATPDLMGQVGKAARVLGPRKLMPNPKTGTVTTDVGKTVGEFKGGKVEYRTDKVGNIHVPIGKASFDAKALLENFRAVVDEIQRAKPASAKGKYIRSVTVSSTMGPGVRVDTNRLRITDEDLAGSPVAGA; from the coding sequence ATGCCGGAACGAGGCAAGAACTACGAGAACGCCCTGAAGGGCTTCAACCGCGACGAGGTGTACTCGCCGCTCGAAGCCATGGGTCACGTGAAGTCCGGGGCGAAGGCCAAGTTCGACGAGACCGTCGAGTTGGCGCTGCGCCTCGGTGTCGACCCCCGCAAAGCCGATCAGATCGTGCGCGGCACCGTCAGCCTGCCCGGTGGCACCGGCAAGGCCGTGCGCGTCGCCGTGTTCGCCGCCGGTCCCGCGGCCGAAGAGGCCCGTCAGGCCGGTGCCGACATCGTGGGCGCCGACGACCTCGTCGAGCGCGTGCTCGGCGGATTCGTCGACTTCGACGTCGCCATCGCCACGCCCGACCTCATGGGTCAGGTCGGCAAGGCCGCACGCGTGCTCGGCCCGCGCAAGCTCATGCCGAACCCCAAGACCGGCACGGTGACCACCGACGTCGGCAAGACCGTCGGCGAGTTCAAGGGCGGCAAGGTCGAGTACCGCACCGACAAGGTCGGCAACATCCACGTCCCGATCGGCAAGGCAAGCTTCGACGCCAAGGCGCTGCTCGAGAACTTCCGCGCCGTGGTGGACGAGATCCAGCGCGCCAAGCCGGCCTCGGCCAAGGGCAAGTACATCCGCTCGGTCACGGTGTCTTCGACCATGGGCCCCGGCGTCCGCGTCGACACCAACCGCCTGCGGATCACCGACGAAGACCTCGCCGGTAGTCCCGTCGCCGGCGCCTAA
- a CDS encoding adenylate/guanylate cyclase domain-containing protein has product MTVGGDVEESLVWRGPFRSLPRDLSTASLRSLITAIAWLIGIGVVAVLPDVLGLTSLHGRQRLGMRVAFLIAATLTAGLFAVARASTRRLEVAFPALAAALFLIGPVLVNLAVVLVGANFGGVTVFFVELLLIAFLVLRRSWAIAVTVFTLALYVVALAALDKPPSPQLQFINVLAAAVATGVLMGAFTNRLDDTRRELAFMNAHLEDRVEEQVRELERTGRLRRFLSPQVAEVVTSEGAEALLAPHRAEIAVIFVDLRGFSAFANAATAARVMEVLHSYYDAVGRVLDAHGATIGGFDGDGVFAYLGDPVAHPDAASAAVRIAGEVARSLDDRTAEWSRSGQTIGYGIGLAFGQATLGSVGFAGRSDYTPVGPVVNLASRLCADAQHREIVIDDAMRTAARLAEAEVAPRRDVDLKGFGITRTYAVVH; this is encoded by the coding sequence ATGACCGTGGGGGGCGACGTCGAGGAGAGCCTGGTATGGCGCGGGCCGTTCCGGTCGCTGCCGCGGGACCTCAGCACCGCGTCGCTCCGCTCTCTGATCACCGCCATCGCCTGGTTGATCGGCATCGGCGTCGTGGCCGTCCTGCCCGACGTGCTGGGGCTGACGTCGCTGCACGGTCGGCAACGCCTCGGCATGCGCGTCGCCTTCCTCATCGCCGCGACACTTACCGCCGGACTCTTCGCCGTGGCGCGGGCCTCGACGCGCCGGCTGGAGGTCGCGTTCCCAGCGCTGGCGGCGGCGCTGTTCCTGATCGGTCCGGTGCTCGTGAACCTGGCCGTGGTGCTTGTCGGGGCCAACTTCGGCGGGGTCACGGTGTTCTTCGTCGAACTGCTGCTCATTGCGTTTCTGGTTCTGCGTCGATCCTGGGCGATTGCCGTGACGGTCTTCACACTGGCGCTCTACGTCGTGGCCCTGGCCGCGCTCGACAAGCCGCCTTCACCGCAGCTGCAGTTCATCAACGTGCTGGCGGCGGCCGTCGCCACCGGGGTGCTGATGGGCGCGTTCACCAACCGGCTCGACGACACCCGCCGCGAGCTGGCGTTCATGAACGCCCACCTCGAAGACCGAGTCGAGGAGCAGGTCCGCGAGCTCGAGCGGACGGGGCGGCTCCGGCGCTTCCTGTCTCCGCAGGTGGCCGAAGTCGTCACCTCCGAGGGCGCTGAGGCCTTGTTGGCGCCTCATCGCGCCGAAATTGCGGTGATCTTCGTGGACCTGCGCGGATTCAGCGCGTTCGCCAACGCCGCCACCGCCGCGCGCGTCATGGAGGTGCTCCACAGTTATTACGACGCCGTCGGTCGCGTGCTCGACGCCCACGGCGCCACGATCGGCGGCTTCGACGGCGACGGCGTGTTCGCCTACCTCGGCGACCCCGTGGCGCATCCCGACGCCGCGTCCGCCGCGGTGCGCATCGCCGGCGAAGTCGCCCGCAGCCTCGACGACCGCACCGCCGAGTGGTCGCGGAGCGGTCAGACCATCGGCTACGGGATCGGCCTCGCCTTCGGCCAGGCGACCCTGGGCAGCGTCGGCTTCGCCGGCCGCTCCGACTACACGCCGGTAGGCCCGGTCGTGAACCTCGCGTCGAGACTGTGCGCCGACGCGCAGCATCGCGAGATCGTGATCGACGACGCCATGCGCACCGCGGCGCGACTCGCGGAGGCGGAGGTCGCGCCGCGCCGCGACGTGGATCTGAAGGGCTTCGGCATCACGCGCACGTACGCCGTTGTGCATTGA